A section of the Phaseolus vulgaris cultivar G19833 chromosome 8, P. vulgaris v2.0, whole genome shotgun sequence genome encodes:
- the LOC137824326 gene encoding glycerol-3-phosphate dehydrogenase [NAD(+)] 2, chloroplastic isoform X2 yields the protein MAAHVANRKAELEVNMLVRDPQVCLSINENHFNCKYFPDHRLPENVVATTDAKSALLGADYCLHAVPVQFSASFLESVAEYVDPGLPFISLSKGLELNTLRMMAQIIPQALRNPRQPFVALSGPSFALELMDKLPTAMVVASKDKKLANTVQQLLASSHLRISTSSDVTGVEIAGALKNVLAIAAGIVEGMNLGNNSMAALVSQGCSEIRWLATKMGAKPTTITGLSGTGDIMLTCFVNLSRNRTVGVRLGSGEKLENILSSMNQVAEGVSTAGAVIALAQKYNVKMPVLTAVARIIDNELTPKKAVFELMSLPQVEEV from the exons ATGGCTGCACATGTGGCAAACAGAAAGGCTGAGTTAGAGGTGAATATGCTTGTTCGGGACCCTCAAGTTTGCTTGTCTATCAATGAGAACCATTTTAATTG TAAGTACTTTCCAGACCATAGGCTGCCAGAAAATGTAGTTGCCACGACTGATGCCAAATCTGCTTTGCTTGGTGCTGATTACTGTCTCCATGCCGTACCTGTTCAG TTCAGTGCATCTTTTCTCGAGAGTGTTGCAGAGTATGTTGATCCAGGCTTGCCATTCATTTCTCTGAGTAAAGGCCTAGAGCTGAATACACTGAGGATGATGGCTCAAATTATTCCTCAAGCACTACGAAATCCTCGCCAGCCTTTTGTTGCACTATCTGGGCCTTCTTTTGCTCTGGAATTGATGGATAAGCTACCCACAG CAATGGTGGTGGCgtcaaaagataaaaaattggCTAATACAGTTCAGCAACTACTAGCTTCAAGTCATCTAAGAATCAGCACATCAAG TGATGTTACAGGAGTTGAAATAGCTGGTGCACTCAAGAATGTGCTTGCAATAGCAGCTGGGATAGTAGAAGGTATGAATCTTGGTAATAACTCAATGGCTGCTCTTGTCTCACAAGGCTGTTCAGAGATACGGTGGCTTGCAACAAAG ATGGGTGCAAAGCCTACTACAATAACTGGTCTGTCAGGAACTGGAGACATAATGCTTACATGTTTCGTGAATCTTTCAAGAAACAGAACAGTTGGTGTGCGGCTTGGATCAGGTGAGAAGCTTGAGAACATACTCAGTTCCATGAATCAG GTAGCAGAAGGTGTCTCCACAGCCGGAGCTGTGATTGCTTTGGCGCAGAAATATAATGTAAAGATGCCAGTCTTGACAGCAGTTGCTCGTATTATTGATAATGAACTTACTCCTAAGAAAGCTGTGTTTGAGTTAATGAGCCTCCCTCAG GTTGAAGAAGTATGA
- the LOC137824326 gene encoding glycerol-3-phosphate dehydrogenase [NAD(+)] 2, chloroplastic isoform X1 — MAAVLEALLATPLFSSKPHNTNSPPNFHTFPSKPILLTLRNTHSHSCLANASPPQHPAPASLPQPDPNRDRRRIVRVAWEKILRWSRSWRSKANTDILQRTNKVVVLGGGSFGTAMAAHVANRKAELEVNMLVRDPQVCLSINENHFNCKYFPDHRLPENVVATTDAKSALLGADYCLHAVPVQFSASFLESVAEYVDPGLPFISLSKGLELNTLRMMAQIIPQALRNPRQPFVALSGPSFALELMDKLPTAMVVASKDKKLANTVQQLLASSHLRISTSSDVTGVEIAGALKNVLAIAAGIVEGMNLGNNSMAALVSQGCSEIRWLATKMGAKPTTITGLSGTGDIMLTCFVNLSRNRTVGVRLGSGEKLENILSSMNQVAEGVSTAGAVIALAQKYNVKMPVLTAVARIIDNELTPKKAVFELMSLPQVEEV, encoded by the exons ATGGCGGCAGTGTTGGAAGCGCTATTGGCAACTCCATTGTTTTCTTCAAAGCCTCACAACACTAATTCCCCTCCCAACTTCCACACTTTTCCTTCTAAACCCATTCTTCTCACCCTTCGCAATACGCACTCTCATTCTTGTCTCGCAAATGCTTCTCCTCCTCAACACCCGGCCCCAGCTTCCCTCCCTCAACCCGACCCGAATCGTGACCGCCGGAGAATCGTCCGGGTCGCCTGGGAGAAAATCCTCCGCTGGTCCAGGTCTTGGCGCTCCAAGGCCAACACTGACATCCTCCAACGCACCAATAAG GTGGTTGTGCTTGGAGGGGGTTCGTTTGGGACGGCAATGGCTGCACATGTGGCAAACAGAAAGGCTGAGTTAGAGGTGAATATGCTTGTTCGGGACCCTCAAGTTTGCTTGTCTATCAATGAGAACCATTTTAATTG TAAGTACTTTCCAGACCATAGGCTGCCAGAAAATGTAGTTGCCACGACTGATGCCAAATCTGCTTTGCTTGGTGCTGATTACTGTCTCCATGCCGTACCTGTTCAG TTCAGTGCATCTTTTCTCGAGAGTGTTGCAGAGTATGTTGATCCAGGCTTGCCATTCATTTCTCTGAGTAAAGGCCTAGAGCTGAATACACTGAGGATGATGGCTCAAATTATTCCTCAAGCACTACGAAATCCTCGCCAGCCTTTTGTTGCACTATCTGGGCCTTCTTTTGCTCTGGAATTGATGGATAAGCTACCCACAG CAATGGTGGTGGCgtcaaaagataaaaaattggCTAATACAGTTCAGCAACTACTAGCTTCAAGTCATCTAAGAATCAGCACATCAAG TGATGTTACAGGAGTTGAAATAGCTGGTGCACTCAAGAATGTGCTTGCAATAGCAGCTGGGATAGTAGAAGGTATGAATCTTGGTAATAACTCAATGGCTGCTCTTGTCTCACAAGGCTGTTCAGAGATACGGTGGCTTGCAACAAAG ATGGGTGCAAAGCCTACTACAATAACTGGTCTGTCAGGAACTGGAGACATAATGCTTACATGTTTCGTGAATCTTTCAAGAAACAGAACAGTTGGTGTGCGGCTTGGATCAGGTGAGAAGCTTGAGAACATACTCAGTTCCATGAATCAG GTAGCAGAAGGTGTCTCCACAGCCGGAGCTGTGATTGCTTTGGCGCAGAAATATAATGTAAAGATGCCAGTCTTGACAGCAGTTGCTCGTATTATTGATAATGAACTTACTCCTAAGAAAGCTGTGTTTGAGTTAATGAGCCTCCCTCAG GTTGAAGAAGTATGA
- the LOC137825524 gene encoding probable WRKY transcription factor 70: MKNMICTETDAKKKREIMKNIVKGKEAATELKILLQKPSGSEPSLSYHQLMAIVLTSFTQSLSIISSEPSSADVVACLNSTQYGSPVTGSGIDPTSPHCSEKRSQKGGRGRYNRSKGVLRKTIVSCTTDDNYAWRKYGQKEIQNSEFPRSYFRCSYKNDQGCKATKQVQLDHDNPHMYRITYIGIHTCNVIPMVPHTTTDSSSWESYHLHSDRDSNAQDHLISSPHLAIKPEFSKEIHTPSDLTDHNMFLEYWKESEASNSTIMPLRKAPDNNADNVYSCTDSHNLDMDFGEVASVLLYPHFHFDQDKFF, encoded by the exons ATGAAAAACATGATTTGTACTGAAACTGATgcaaagaagaagagagagataatgaaaaatattgttaagGGTAAAGAAGCTGCTACTGAGCTAAAGATTCTGCTTCAGAAACCCTCTGGGAGTGAACCCTCTCTCTCTTATCACCAACTCATGGCCATTGTTCTCACATCTTTCACACAATCTCTTTCTATCATTTCTTCAGAACCCAGTTCAGCAGATGTGGTGGCTTGTCTGAATTCCACCCAATATGGGTCGCCGGTGACCGGTTCCGGCATTGATCCAACGTCTCCACATTGCAGTGAGAAGAGATCCCAAAAGGGTGGGAGAGGTCGCTACAATAGAAG CAAGGGTGTACTGAGAAAGACCATAGTCTCTTGCACCACTGATGATAATTATGCATGGAGGAAGTATGGGCAAAAGGAAATCCAGAATTCTGAATTTCCTAG GAGTTACTTCAGGTGCAGTTACAAGAATGATCAGGGTTGTAAAGCAACCAAACAGGTGCAACTGGATCATGATAATCCACATATGTATCGAATTACGTACATTGGTATTCACACATGCAATGTCATTCCTATGGTTCCACACACAACCACAGATTCTTCCTCTTGGGAATCATATCATCTGCATTCTGATCGTGACTCCAATGCACAAGATCATCTCATTAGCTCACCACACTTAGCTATAAAACCAGAATTTAGCAAAGAAATTCACACACCAAGTGATCTTACTGATCACAATATGTTTCTTGAATATTGGAAGGAATCTGAAGCATCCAACTCTACCATTATGCCCTTAAGGAAGGCACCTGATAACAACGCAGATAATGTGTATTCATGTACAGACTCTCATAACTTGGACATGGATTTTGGTGAGGTGGCATCTGTTCTTCTTTATCCTCACTTTCACTTTGACCAAGATAAGTTCTTTTAG